In Carassius carassius chromosome 2, fCarCar2.1, whole genome shotgun sequence, the DNA window AAGTACAGAGTTAGTTATAAACTAGCTAGTAGTTACTAAGCCTCTAGTTTGGACTTTACGTTCAAGTAAGAACAAGTTTAAGTAAGAACTTACGAACggctggtgcaaccctaccctgcactctaaaaaatgctgggttgtttcaacccagctttgggtcaaatatggactaacctagctgttgggttaaattttgtaattaaatgtttaacccaaaagttgggttagtccacACTCTAGTCACACTCTAGTTTTTTTAGAGtgtgaacaccagaacaccgcggtgctgaattaagctctttcacatcctttcctgtttgtttaaACTACGATTattatttgttcgttcaggtgcaggaggacatgaacgtcctgaaggagagctcggttcagtgttgctgttcgtGAGACACGGCTTTCTCGTGCAgaccgaacacagcgcgagtcaccagctcagttcagctttaccgcatcgcggggctgaagccaacttgatgtgttgaatgctcggagcacgtcATAAGCCCAAGAGGCGAAACTCAATAGAACGCTCCATAGCAACAGTTGCCCCCATGATGTGACGGCGCGGACTGAAAACTGAAGGAAAACGCCGAGAAATAGTGGGAGTCAATGGCACTGAAAAACTGAACATAAGAAAAACttaacaaaacttatttttttctgggcgtcatatctaaatatgaaaacgatttaaaatacattaatgaggaTGACCGACGTTAAATTAcgttaaatgacagaaaatatacGTGTATGTGTTGGTTATGCTTGGCCTAATTACCCTTAGGAAAATAGTATTTTGGGACAAAATATTACTATGGAAGTACTAtaagactactatagaaatactatagcgGCTCTAGGAAATTAAAGAGGTATTACAGAACATAAAATacttctgtgatgttctgtaatacctctataatattttaaagctgctatagtatttctatagtagtcttaTCGTACTTCTGCAGTATGTCCCAGATTACTATAGGCCTAGTATTCCTATAAGAttactataatattttgattCCTATATAATATAAGATTCCCATAGCACTTTTTGTAAGGGTATGTCCCCCACCGAATCGGCTTCATTAGCCTACCACTTACGGTTTGCaaagatacaattataaaattattgcaaacctttaaactatcaatatttatgttctattatgcattttccttgttatatgaataacagaaattcttaaaaaatatatataggcatACACACAGTAATAAGGTTTATTCAAATGTTGATTTTGACATTAGTGAACACCATCACCATATAtatgatttggaaaaataaataaataaataaaattataaatgagcatttctAAAGACAGTTCAACTTTAACAAGAATATCacaaaaattgtaaaaattgtaTCACAACTTGTTTTTCAACATCTTCAGTGAAAGTGCACACAGTGAACGTTTCAATGGCAAGAACAAAAACCATCTGTGAATGTCCTATTACAGACGGAAAGGTACAAAAAAAGATGTGCAATCTAGCAAGTGCACACCTGAACTATAAACAGTACTAAAATGGAAGTGGTGCCATAAGATCTCAGTAATTAATCAGACACCACCAtctattgtgtgtgcatttgtgtatgagaagtttgtttatattttttttttctttttgtgagagAAGAGGCATTGACATAGAATTGAAGCATTAGTCAAAAAGGTGTATAATCTAGCAAATGCacacatgaacaaaaaataaCTCTGACCATCTTTCGGAAACTAGTGTATTATTAGCCAGCTACTAGCCAGTTCAAGTTTTGTATAGATTTCTAAAAACGAACAGCAAAACCTCTACACTCAAACTGGCGCTAACCATTTCAGCAGCTTTCAGTCCAGATCTACAGACTGTTACCCATAACACAACAGAGTTTCGCCTCTTGGGCTTCTGTACTctttggttccatgaagaatGGTGATTGCTGATTTAAGTGCGGATTCTAGCCGATGGTGAAGCTCCTTTGAATCTGAAGCAGGTGTTTAAAAAACGTTGAAACTCGGGATTTGGTCAGGTTTATTGCTTCACTGGAAGATTTCTCTCATGGATTTGAGATGGCGAGCCACAAAAATTGAATGCTGATTTCCGAACCTGGGAAAAAGACAATTTTGCTGTATCAGAAGTTTATCGTTGCACTGGAGACATCAACTTCTTCAGTTAGGAGGACATTTTTTCCTGTTTGGACCACTTCTTCAAACTGGTAGGATTGAACTGATTGTGCACTTACCCCCGGATCTCTTAAAGGACTTTCTGGACGATATTCAAGAGACAATTGAGACAAAGAATTATAAAAAGGGTATTGTTTATTGAATGTGAGACAGATGTAAATATTGATTTTCCTTTGACCATTTCAGTGCGATAAGAAGTTTCAGTTGTTAAAATTGTGATTATACACCATTTTATTGTGTTTAAAGGattatttgatttgtttaaagCAGTATAGGAAATTATAACACTAAAAGCAAAATAGAATATCAACCTTAaattcctaaaaaataaaaaaagaataagataagaaaaccaaaacacaacaattcataatttgtgaaacattaatattttgttgttgttgttgtttcaaatTCTGTTCCATTTTATGTATGTGACCGttcaatttaattacaaatatttccCTTGCTTGATGTCTGTGATTCATTTCCTGCCAATATTCTGTTCTCCACTGAAACGGGTCTATTGCTCCAAACTATGTTGAGGGCCCTTGTTACAGATTCAAAATATAATACATctcataaattacactttaaatatagttaaaaatgctataaataaataaataataaaacagcatacatagatatatattatCAATTAATGAATCGACAAAATAAGTATATAAATGGTAAATTATTATTCTACATTATATTATAAACGAATGAATGaattgaaattaaatgaataagaaagaaagaaaacattggTCTCAGACTCGAGGTCTCCGGATGTTTGTGCTTCAAGCTGCCCAAAACAACAGCTGTTTCAAACACTGCACACGCGCTTCACTGGTGCTCATTTCATTAAATTCACTTCCAAACTGTTTCTGAAACACATTGAGGACGAGTTTAATATTTCATCAACTTTCCACTTAAACGAGGCATTAAATTAACATGCGGCTTTGTTCCGAGGCTGATGCTCGCCTTGAGTTTGATCTGACCGGGGCAAAACAAACTTTCCTCGCCGCGGATTTTAGTGTCCAAAGAAAGTCAAGAACCTCTGCTTGCTGTTCACTTTGTTTCTATTGCTCCAAACTATTTTAGCACTCGAGTATTGTCCTTAATTGTAGAAGAAGAAAACACAAGCGCGAGCGGCTCTTGGAGGCGCGCAGACACAGAGCGGGCGGGTTGAGTCTGTAAGGTTCTCATGTGTTAAATAAGAGCGCGGCGCTGTTCGTCTGCTGCTCATTAGTTACTCTACAGAGCGTTTGATTTGTTGATTTCACTAAATACTCTACACACAGAGAGATGGCAGAAACCGCCCCAGCTGCAGCCGCCTCGCCGGCCAAAGCGCCCAAGAAGAAGTCCGCCGCTAAAGCCAAGAAAGCAGGTCCAGCTGTCGGTGATCTGATCGTTAAAGCCGTGTCCGCATCCAAGGAGAGGAGCGGCGTGTCTCTCGCTGCTCTGAAGAAAGCTCTCGCTGCCGGCGGCTACGACGTGGAGAAGAAAAACTCCCGCATCAAGCTCGCCATCAAGAGCCTGGTGACTAAAGGCATCCTGCTGCAGGTCAAAGGAACCGGCGCCTCTGGATCCTTCAAGATCAGCAAGAAGGAGACCGAGACCAAGAAGAAGCCGGCGAAGAAAGCGGCTCCTAAAGCCAAGAAGCCCGCGGCCAAGAAACCCGCTGCTGCCAAGAAGCCCAAGAGCGCAGCGGCAAAGAAGCCCGCCGCTAAGAAATCACCCAAGAAGGCCAAGAAACCCACTGCCGCCGCTAAGAAGGCCACCAAGAGCCCCAAGAAGGCGACGAAGCCCGCGGCGCCCAAGAAAGCAGCCAAGAGCCCCAAAAAGACCAAGACCGCCAAACCCAAGACAGCGAAGCCTAAAGCTGCCAAGCCTAAAAAGGCAGCTCCCAAGAAGAAGTAAAAACCTGCTGTTTTATTCCCCAACGGCTCTTTTCAGAGCCACCTACAAACTAAAGAAAGAGCAGTTTACTTTGTGGAATTAATGTTAGGTTAAGAAACTTAACTAATTTGTGCCCCCATTTTACttgaaaaacaacacaataaataaacagCGATGAACACTGAAGTATTTCATAGATATTACACACAGCACAGAGATAAAAGAGCTTCTGAATCATTCTGTAGAACACAGTCATCACTAATCTCCCACTAAATCAACACCGAACTACTACAAATACCATCTACTGGATGTTCTTCATCCAGTGATTCactaaatcatttttaattttgatattggTCTCTCTTCCACAAAACCTCAAGAGAATCTGGAATCTGATCATGTTATTAATCCTGTTTTTATCATCCACAAGTGATATCAGCTCCCCAGCAGAGCACCGCACAGAACAGAAGACACTTTACTgacagcaaataataataaataataatcctgACTGCGGCTTCTTTTAAAGACAACCTCACGGTACTTTCTCCAGTGTAATTTACCGTCCAAAGAGATGCCAATACATTTATAAGACTGCACTATTTTACTATTTACTGTTTGGTATTACTGCTTCCTTGTGTCTTCATAAATCAATGATCAACTCCTTAATTCTTCTccacaaaataagtaaataaataaaccaccaCACCATGAAACACGAAGCTCAACATCTCTTCTATTGTCCAAAccattattttgtttgattagacCCACAAGTTCAgtgtcagaaaaaataaaaaaatgaataaatcagtTTTTAGATACTGACACAAAAAGAGTATCTAACATGAACTAATCATACGAGCAGCACATGAAAGTGTGAACGAGTGCTAGTCGGCTGAAATCAGTGTCACACTCAtcagattgtaagagcagactgacgGAGCGAAGAAAGAAGTGTCTCCAGTCATTGTGTTCTGGTTGATGCCGGAAATTAGTCGACTGCTTTGTACTAAACAGTGTCTTTGTCTGCAGTCATTACTTGTTCAGGTAAATCAATATATGTTGGCGTGAATGTTGTCTGTCGACGTCATCTTAATGTCGTTCTGCAGGATTTGTGTGGTTTAATAACTGTAACCCTGACAGTCATCTTCTTCTGTCTCCTAACAGTCATGCAAGAGCAACTGCAGAGCTCAcgaagaacaagggtcaacactgtaaatactgaagcattatatatttttttaccaataaatcttttaaaacttatgatatgcttataattgtttttcagtataccaaagaAGTGTGTAAAAATGATCttcaaatactgaagcagcaagctttgcaaaacactaaattaatgtcactgccaaaacttttgaccATGACTTTACATGTTGGCTGTGTATTTAGAAAAACCACAGAGTAAAAGTGacatgacgtgacattcagccaagtatggtgccctatactcagaatccgtgctctacatttaacccatccaaattgcacacacacacacacacacacacacacacacgcacgcacgcacgcacacacacacacacacacacacacacgcacgcacgcacacacacacacactcacacacacacacgcacgcacgcacccacgcacgcacacacacacacacacacacacacagacacacacaagcacgcacgcacgcacacacacacacacacacacacacaagcacgcacgcacacacacacactcacactcacacacacacacacgcacgcacacacacacacacacacacacactcacactcacacacacacacacacacacacacacacacacacacacacacacgcacgcacacacacacacacacacacacacgcacacacacacccggaacagtgggCATCATTTtagctgcagcgcccggggagcagttgggggttcagtgccttgctcaaggacacctcagtcgtggtatttccagcccaagactcaaacccacaactctagggttaggagtcaaactctttaaacactaggccacgacttcccagtaaCAGACTTATATTAAAATTGACATATTTAATGGATCATTGATCTaaatttaattagattaaaaatatgGGATCAGTGCTTTTTGCCTTGACAATTACTTGACAATACTTTAGCACACTTTTAGCATTTATTGAAAGTTTTCTGTCGTGTTGTTTCTGAAAGCTGtggaggcgtggctttggagaTCAGTGTTGGAGGGAAGTTCAGTGATTGGTTTGAAATCTTACAGACTCTAAACCAATGAGCGACTCGCACGCTCTATTAAATACAGTTGAGCGACATTCATATACTCATTGTTTCTGCATTACAAACGTAGAAATATCTATCAACAATGAGCGGAAGAGGCAAAACCGGCGGTAAAGCGAGAGCGAAGGCCAAGACTCGCTCCTCCAGAGCAGGGCTGCAGTTCCCCGTCGGTCGTGTTCACAGACTTCTCCGCAAAGGGAACTACGCCGAGCGCGTCGGTGCCGGAGCTCCCGTCTATCTGGCGGCTGTGCTCGAGTATCTGACCGCTGAGATCCTGGAGTTGGCTGGAAACGCCGCGAGAGACAACAAGAAGACCCGCATCATTCCCCGTCACCTGCAGCTGGCGGTGCGCAATGATGAGGAGCTCAACAAACTCCTGGGTCGAGTGACCATCGCTCAGGGCGGCGTGCTGCCCAACATCCAGGCCGTGCTGCTGCCCAAGAAGAGCGAGAAACCCGCCAAAGCCAAGTAAACCGAGTCCGATCCGTTTCTGAAACACAAAGGCCCTTTTAAGAGCCACCCATTTTATCTCTTATAGAGCACTTTTCTGATTGTACTATTTCTGAAATGTACGCAATCTAATATACACCACATCAACTGAATTTGCTAGTTTTGCTTTAAGTACAACTTTTAACACTCATAATAGCCACTCTGCGGCGATTTAGACCACTAAGCAAAAACCATATGGTATGTTGTGAGAGAGAAATTCAAGTAATCCATTCTATCCATATTTACACCATATGTTAACTCATGTATTGCTGTGATGTTATGTGAGTGTTCACATGTGCTGGGTCTGAGTACAAGGAGATGTCATTATCACCTGCTCGTAGAGGATAATTATGTGAGTAATGAGACACACATGTGGTATCTATGATGTTAGAGACATGGGAAAACAATGGGCTGAAGATTATAAAAGAGATGTGTGCTCACTTGTTTTTGTCACTCACAGCGGAACTCGCTGCTGTATTGTCTGACCTTATTGAaaggataataaaaaaatatatagatattgtATGTGaccgtgtttttttatttaagaagaaaaaatatataactatatattttgctgtttctttatttattcactctttccagtttgtacttatttgaacaaagcctaaaacttggtatttcaagcacttcctgtgtctattTGCCTCTTTAAAAagaatcgctttggataaaagcgtctataAAATGGCTAAAAATAGTGTAGAGTGTTTGATCCGTGAAGTAATAAGCAGAACAAAGCATTTTGAGCGGGAAACAAAATCAGTTCTCCGTTTGAAAACAGGAAATGCGCAGTCATTGGCTAGCAGTCCAGTGCAGACGTCACACATCAGCCAATCACAAGCTTCTGCACCCTGACTCCAtcctaaaatgctttaaaagcAGCTGTGTTGGAAACACTGTTACACTCGTATTCTGAAGTGATTAGACTGCAGCGATGGCAAGAACCAAGCAGACCGCTCGTAAATCCACCGGTGGTAAAGCCCCGAGGAAGCAGCTCGCTACTAAAGCCGCCCGGAAGAGCGCCCCAGCCACCGGCGGCGTCAAGAAGCCCCACCGTTACAGGCCCGGGACCGTGGCTCTCCGAGAGATCCGTCGCTATCAGAAGTCCACCGAGCTGCTGATCCGCAAACTGCCTTTCCAGCGTCTGGTGCGAGAGATCGCTCAGGATTTCAAGACGGACCTGCGCTTCCAGAGCTCCGCTGTCATGGCCCTGCAGGAGTCCAGCGAGGCTTATCTGGTCGGTCTGTTCGAGGACACCAACCTGTGCGCCATCCACGCCAAGAGAGTCACCATCATGCCCAAAGACATCCAGCTGGCCCGCCGCATCCGCGGAGAGCGCGCTTAAACCCGCCGCTGCATCAGCCGCGTCACAccacaaaggctcttttaagagccacctaCATCACTCTCAAATGAGACCGTTTCCACTGGAACTGATTCTGAATCAATATAACATTACGGTTGTTTAAACTGTTTTTGCGCATTATTAATCTAATTATACAAGTGCAAAAACATTGACATACTGTGGTGGTGgtaattatgattctttcaagagattcattcACTTTTCAGTTCGTTcgccaaaatgattcgttcagattcgttcagtgaccatgtCTTGGTAAAATGACGACGACCTATAACGTCCGTGTGCAATGACACCCTTATGTAGTTAAATACTTAACAGTAAAAATGCCATATACTTTCTTAACTTGTGTGTAATACAGCCGTTTAATTATAAGGTTAATATTAAGGTATTATAAATTGTCAAGTTCACTGTGCGTCAAAAGTGTCTGTTGCAATGTTTAAGGTCAAAATACAAGTAATTTGGTTATAGTATGTGTTTACTtaaattgagaaccactgatttattGTCTGATAGGACATCTGTAGTTCCTGCCGCTCAATCATGAGTAAGTCCGATTAAAAGCGTCTCCCAATTATGTCTCTAAATATTATGCAGATAAAGTCTTCTAAATCTTTGGCAAAGCAATCTTTTAAAACTTTAAGTTCTTCTTCTGATATGGAGTGTGGATCACAATAGCCTTTTCTCACTGTCACTACtacccttaaataaataaatacataagacaataaataacttcataaatatctaataacattattaatattcatacattatcattattattaactaCAACTTTCTAAGACAACTACACTCATATCCTTCTACTAAgccctgttttattcaaaaacacaaatatcgCTCTATACCCTACATGCCCTgaattcatttgtaatatttccttcatttaaaaatttatttatttcttttctaaaCCAGTCTTTCAGTCTCATCCTTTCCTCCTTATAACTATgacaattaataaatacatgttcTACTGTTTCATTAATATTACAGACCTCACACATCCCAGTCTCATGTTTCCCTATTATTTTAAGCGTACTATTTAATCCAGAATGCCCAAATCTCATTCTCGAAATAATGTCCTCTTCTTTTTTATTCCTATTATTTTCTCTCATACCTCCTACCCCCTTTTGGATACTGTAGTACAT includes these proteins:
- the LOC132111725 gene encoding histone H1-like; the encoded protein is MAETAPAAAASPAKAPKKKSAAKAKKAGPAVGDLIVKAVSASKERSGVSLAALKKALAAGGYDVEKKNSRIKLAIKSLVTKGILLQVKGTGASGSFKISKKETETKKKPAKKAAPKAKKPAAKKPAAAKKPKSAAAKKPAAKKSPKKAKKPTAAAKKATKSPKKATKPAAPKKAAKSPKKTKTAKPKTAKPKAAKPKKAAPKKK
- the LOC132112010 gene encoding histone H2A-like, which gives rise to MSGRGKTGGKARAKAKTRSSRAGLQFPVGRVHRLLRKGNYAERVGAGAPVYLAAVLEYLTAEILELAGNAARDNKKTRIIPRHLQLAVRNDEELNKLLGRVTIAQGGVLPNIQAVLLPKKSEKPAKAK
- the LOC132111868 gene encoding histone H3-like is translated as MARTKQTARKSTGGKAPRKQLATKAARKSAPATGGVKKPHRYRPGTVALREIRRYQKSTELLIRKLPFQRLVREIAQDFKTDLRFQSSAVMALQESSEAYLVGLFEDTNLCAIHAKRVTIMPKDIQLARRIRGERA